The Vibrio sp. 10N DNA window AAGTGACCATCGATGTGGATAAGTGATACTGGGCCGTGAACTTTCGCCAGTGCCGCAGGACCAGGGTAAGCGACAGTGTGGTCACCACCAAAGAAGAATGGCGTGATACCGTGGTTAATAACCATGTCATCAACCACTTCTTGTGCAGCACGCATTTCTGCATCTAGGTTGAACTGACCAAGACCATCCCAGTTTCCGTAGTCGATGATGTTACACAATTCGAACGGCATAGTACCGTCTTGGTGAATCAGACCCATACCCGTTTTTGACGCTTCACGAATCGCAGCTGGACCAAATTTATGACCACCAGCATTTGGCGAGCACTTATCCATGGTTAGGCCGTACATTGCGATGTCAACACCTTCAAAGTTATTCACATAAGGGGCACCGAATGCACCCACGTGCTCTTTACCTAGCAGGCTGAATGCTTCAACGCCTTGCTCTGCCATGCGCGCTTGCATAGGAGCAATGTCTTCGTTGATGTAGAAATCCGCATCTGACTTGTTCCAGTAGATGTCTTGGTATAGGTCTAATTTTTCTTTCGCAATTTCAACACGTTTTGGCTTAAACATGGATAATTCCTCTCGTTATTGGAGTAGCCGCCAAAGCGACTTCTCAAGATAGGGTTATTATAGTGGCTAAACTGGACGTTATTAATTACACTTCAGGACAGCAACATGATACTTCAGGACAATATCTGTGTATTCTTTGAACCATCAACACTTTTTACAAGCGATTATTGGTCATTGGGAAGCGATCGTTCGCCAGTCTATGGGCAGTGACTTCGATGCACATCAGTTTTTACGTAAAGCCGACATCATGCGTATCAATCAAGGCCACTACCACCCAATCCATGTCTCCCAAGTGCACCAACTGATCAACCTAACTGTCAACCAACTGCACATCGATGGACTTGGGCTGCGCATCGCCAAGCGACTCAAGCTGCAAGATATGGGCGCCTGGGGCTATGCGATGATCAACTGTCAGAACATTAAGCAGTTGCTTGATACCGGACTGCAGTTTTCTTTCGTGACCAAAGACTACGTCGATATCCATATCGGCTACGACAGCGAGTGGGCCTATATCACCATAGTCGACCGCTCTGAGGGACGCTCAGCTCAGCACTACAATGTGGAAGAGTCCCTCTGCCATTACTACCTTGGATTGAAAAACTTTCTTGGCGACTTGTTTAAATCTCAATATGTTTTTGTCGATTTTTCCTACCAAGAGCCAAATTACGCTCCATTGTATCGAGAGATATTTACCGATAACTTGAGTTTTAACGCCAACAACAATCAATTGCGCTTTCCCGTCGAATGGGTGCACCATGACATTACGCTACAACCTGCGATCATTGCCCATATTGCCACCGTGCAAAGCCAGCGACTAGACGATAGCCTCGACTCTCCGCTGAGCTACCAAATTCGCTTTAAGCTACTCAGCCAAATGAAATACGGCTTACCAACGATGGAAATGGTGGCCGACGACCTTAACATGACCTCTCGCACGCTTAGACGAAAACTAGAAGCGGAACACACCACCTTTAAGCAGCTAGTATTGGATACACGAATGCAGCTTGCTAAAGAGTACTTGGTCAATTCCTCGCTGCCCATTGCTGAAATTGCCGAGCTACTCAACTACCACTCTGCACCACCCTTTTTTCGCGCGTTCAGCAAGTTTGAGGGCTGTAGTCCAAAGCAATACAGACAGTCCGCCTCAAAATAACCCTGCTAATCTCCCTAAGCCAGTAACAGTCGGTTACAAGCAAAAAAAAGCCCAGTCCAAAGGACCGGGCTTAAAATCATGTGCGTATGATTTTCAATTACTTACGGATAGTTTCCGCTGCGCGCTCAGCGCCAACTTTCGCTTCCCATTTCGCGTTTAGCTCTTCGATTGAAGTGCCAGAACGTTTTAGGAAGTCTTTGAAACCGTCCCAGTGAGCGTCCATTACTTGATGCTCATCAGTTGCAGTTGCAAGAGCTTTTAGGCCCCACTCATCTGGGATGAATACTTCGTTGAAGCCAGCACGTGGACGGTTAGCTTTCAGCGCTTGAACAAACATGTCAGACTTACGCTTCACTTCTTCGATTGGACCGAAGTGGCTTGGGTCAATCACTAGGATGTAAGAACCGCCTACTGGACATGGTGCATCTTCCATAGTGAAGAAGTCACTTGGTACCGCTGGAAGCTCAGGAGCAATCTTACCTTTCGGGTTGATGATTGCCGTCATTACTTCGTTCCAGATGTTTAGCGAGTATAGACGTGGCGTTAGGAACGTCCATGGTGCTTTACAGTCAGCAACACGGCCGTAACCTTCGATTAGAGAGCCCCACTTACGAGCGTCAGCTGTTAGCTCACCAGTGTCTTGGTCAACAAGTGCAGCAACGTGTAGGTCGCGGTCGTTAACGATAGCGTCACAGATGTGAGAGTCGTAACCTTCACCGATCATGATAGATGTTACTAGTGGTAGCTCTTCACCGCCAACTAGAGCCGCATCGAACGGAGGGCAAGACATTGCTGGATCCATACCACCGAATGGTGCGTTTAGAGGTACAGAGTTGTTTGAAGACATTGCGAACATGCCTTCTTTCATTGCCATCTGTGTGTAGTTAGAGAAGTTGCCGCCGTCACAGTGGTCGTAACCGAATACGATTGAGATACCGTGCTTACGTGCTTTCTCGATAGCCGTTTGAGCCATTAGCGTACATACGTAGTGGCCAGAAGACTTCTTACCGTTGTAAACAGCCCAAGTGTCACCTTCAGACTCGATTTCTGGAGTCGTAGTCGTGTCAAGGATGCCCGCTTCGTAAGGGATAGTTACCGCTTCGATAACACCTAGACCTTGGTGTAGTTTGCCTTGAAGGCCACCAACTAGTAGGTTGTGCGCTAGGATATCAGCGTGCGCTTGAGATGCACCGATGTGCTTCCAAGACTCAGAAACGATGAATGAGAAGTACTCGTTGTTAAACGTAGTAGTAGGGCTGCTAACTTTAGCCATGGTAATGTCCTCTGTATAAGTAGGAATACGTTTTTATGAAAACTGTAGTCACTTTAACCCATTGGACAAAATTCAGAAGTAACATACTGGATGGTGTTACCCAAACTGTTACCCGTTTTGATGACAAACGTCACAAATCTGTAAGGTTAATTGGCCATAAAAAAAGCCGCTCTATTGAGCGGCTTTTTCAAAGTCGTTTAAAAATCAAGAATTAAGCTTGACCTTTAACTTCTTTAAGACCGTTGTAAGGTGCTTTTTCACCTAGCGCTTCTTCGATACGAATTAGTTGGTTGCTTTCTTTTAGGTATAGCAGCAACACGGTCAGAGCGGCTCATTGTTCTTAGAGCCTTAAAAGCAAAATGCCCCACTAAAAAGTGAGGCATTCATTAAAGCTTTAAGCTAATAATTCAAACTATGAATTACTGACCTTTAACTTCTTTAAGACCGTTGTAAGGTGCTTTTTCACCTAGCGCTTCTTCGATACGAATTAGCTGGTTGTACTTAGCAACACGGTCAGAACGGCTCATAGAACCAGTCTTGATTTGACCTGCAGCTGTACCTACCGCTAGATCAGCGATAGTTGCATCTTCAGTTTCGCCGCTGCGGTGAGAGATTACTGCTGTGTAACCTGCGTCTTTAGCCATCTTGATAGCAGCTAGAGTCTCAGTTAGAGAACCGATTTGGTTGAACTTGATAAGGATAGAGTTAGCTACGCCTTTTTCGATACCTTCAGCAA harbors:
- a CDS encoding Ldh family oxidoreductase, with the protein product MAKVSSPTTTFNNEYFSFIVSESWKHIGASQAHADILAHNLLVGGLQGKLHQGLGVIEAVTIPYEAGILDTTTTPEIESEGDTWAVYNGKKSSGHYVCTLMAQTAIEKARKHGISIVFGYDHCDGGNFSNYTQMAMKEGMFAMSSNNSVPLNAPFGGMDPAMSCPPFDAALVGGEELPLVTSIMIGEGYDSHICDAIVNDRDLHVAALVDQDTGELTADARKWGSLIEGYGRVADCKAPWTFLTPRLYSLNIWNEVMTAIINPKGKIAPELPAVPSDFFTMEDAPCPVGGSYILVIDPSHFGPIEEVKRKSDMFVQALKANRPRAGFNEVFIPDEWGLKALATATDEHQVMDAHWDGFKDFLKRSGTSIEELNAKWEAKVGAERAAETIRK
- a CDS encoding helix-turn-helix transcriptional regulator encodes the protein MYSLNHQHFLQAIIGHWEAIVRQSMGSDFDAHQFLRKADIMRINQGHYHPIHVSQVHQLINLTVNQLHIDGLGLRIAKRLKLQDMGAWGYAMINCQNIKQLLDTGLQFSFVTKDYVDIHIGYDSEWAYITIVDRSEGRSAQHYNVEESLCHYYLGLKNFLGDLFKSQYVFVDFSYQEPNYAPLYREIFTDNLSFNANNNQLRFPVEWVHHDITLQPAIIAHIATVQSQRLDDSLDSPLSYQIRFKLLSQMKYGLPTMEMVADDLNMTSRTLRRKLEAEHTTFKQLVLDTRMQLAKEYLVNSSLPIAEIAELLNYHSAPPFFRAFSKFEGCSPKQYRQSASK
- a CDS encoding arginase family protein, with protein sequence MFKPKRVEIAKEKLDLYQDIYWNKSDADFYINEDIAPMQARMAEQGVEAFSLLGKEHVGAFGAPYVNNFEGVDIAMYGLTMDKCSPNAGGHKFGPAAIREASKTGMGLIHQDGTMPFELCNIIDYGNWDGLGQFNLDAEMRAAQEVVDDMVINHGITPFFFGGDHTVAYPGPAALAKVHGPVSLIHIDGHFDLLTRKDFDYESYSGNWYCRLASEGAMDPSTSVSLGMRGRWCASQQGKAKAIGGNFFLADEIYDLGVDYIVEQILEKQGDGRPVYLTFDLDGLDLLDHSANSSPDPFGVSARMYYDIFRKLRATKRINLVGADIAEFAPQKNSDEKDALLTAAFGWELLTWLAECRYIREGKKNPTNWPMNFGRNIEF